One Glycine max cultivar Williams 82 chromosome 1, Glycine_max_v4.0, whole genome shotgun sequence genomic window, taaaatatagattgacaatccgtataaTAAACACAGATCATCAtttcatatgaatttttttaataaaaaataattaaaaaattaaaaaataaattttttttaaaagaaaacaaactcaTATAGATTAAtgatccgtatgagtcatacCGATTCTCAATCCatatgagtttttttaaaaaaataattttaattttttttatattttaacatgtagaaattattttttttatatgttaacaataattttagcaattttataaatattgatttgataatattatttaaaacatattaaacAACCATCAAACtttattatatatctttaaCAAAGCACGTGCACCACTGACGACAATAAACATACACTAACGAAAGGTAATAGAAGCAAGTTTCAGTTGAAGGGTGAGATTTtaggaaaacaaaaaaggcaccgtagaaatgaaaaaaaaatactatttataaCTCAAAATGCTATAAGGGCGGTTTTGACATTTTGGGAAAGGTGTACCAAAAACGTGCCCAAAGCAGGTCCCCTTTTTTTTccatctaaaacaaaaatttatcacgtcctcttttctttttagaGTTTTAGCCTTCCTCTCATCTCTTTCAGCACTCCAAGCTTTTTATATTATGATCTATGTTACTTTTTATATGTGCGCGTgcgcgcatatatatatatatatatatatatatatatatatatatatatatggatttcataaattttacaaGATGTTACTAATCCGTATTATTATGATTCTCCGATTTACAATCCAGGCTAAAGCTGtcagtgttttatttttttttttttacagtaaaaCCGTGGTTATTAATCTTTGAGCTCCAATTCCAATTCTTGTAATGGATTTATCGAGAAAATCCAATTTCAaccataagttaaaataataaattaatacaaaaaaatatttattttcccaaaaatcaagacaatataattatcttttccttaaatattatttaatataaattaataacacgTGCCATATGCTAATTAAAAGCCCTCGCATGTGTGCTAGTCTGAGAGAGAAAACTCCAGACTTTATATAGCTGACCTTTCATTCATTTATATCACACACAAATTTTCTTAGTTATATGCTCTGGCTCTCTCCATTAGGAAGCACCACATTCAATACTCACGAAAGAATCACAAAACAACTCAGGAGATGGCAAGTTCAGTTGTGGTTGCTAATGGGAACTTGAATCCAAATGATACAAGGGGAAAGACCATTACATGCAAAGGTACGTAACATCAAAATTGTACATTATTCAGATCTTATTCTCGAAAAGAATGCGCACCAAATTCTGACTATCATAactcaatattattattattattattattattatcatcaatgtTCATCATCATGATGAAGCTGCCGTGGCATATGGTCCTGGAGAGCCCTTTGTGGTGGAACGTATCCTTGTCCATCCTCCTCAGAAAATGGAGGTTCGAATCAAGATCCTCTTCACCACAATCTGTCACACGGATCTCACGGCTTGGCAAGgcgaggtatatatatatatatatatatatatatatatatatatatatatatatatataattatttgaaagaTAAGAGATTAACTTACTCTTTTAATATCTCTAATTACCAATAAGTGAATTTTGATAGTCAACCATAACttatgcaatatttttttttatgcttcttattttccttcttttatggGGCACCAAAGAATGAGGCTCGACGTGCTTATCCTCGGATTTTTGGCCATGAAGCTTCCGGGTAGGACACACAAATATTGATAACTATGATAAATTATAACATTAATGATTTAGACCCTCTTTAGATGAGGAGATAAAATAAACTGAGAACCTTGGAGAAATTaaaagagagtgagagagagtttttataaaagttatctgcataaattgattataatttttgttaaaaaaaaaactcaattcatGCCACTTTTTTTCCTCATATAGAgaagtttatataaattgtacataaaaatattatgttttaatttattacatgAAATTGAATTGAAGTGAGGACACTCGTGAATTGTGATTGTGTTTGTGGTTGCTATGAATTTTTAGGATTGTGGAGAGTGTGGGTGAAGGTGTAAGTGACATGAATGAAGGGGACTTGGTGGTGCCAATCTTCAATGGGGAATGTGGGGATTGCAAATATTGCAAGTGCGAGAAGACCAACAAGTGTGAGAGATTTGGGGTGGATGCTATGAAGAAGGTGATGGTTAGTGATGGTGCAACAAGGTTTTACACAATGGATGGAAAACCCATATTCCATTTCTTGAACACTTCAACTTTCACTGAGTACACAGTGGTGGATTCAGCATGCATCGTCAAGATTCACATTGATGGTAGTAATGGCGATCTCAACCGCAATATCAAAAGACTCACCTTACTCAGTTGTGGCGTATCTTCGGGTAAGAAACTTTGGTCAACCTCAATAATTTAGGATATCACGAGCTTAATATTATATGCATGCGCATATATGAAATATAATCGGgtgcatgcatctacatgattattcaacttttattttagtattttattcatttagcTTTACAAATTATTGAGTTTTCTTCACCTAATTTAATTGTACTTTTAGaagtattttaagaaaattttctgggcaaagtttttcttttgagaTTTAAATCAAAAAGTTTTACCTGATTAACCTAATCCATTGGCCAGTAATCAATAATCATATATACAATAATTTCTGCACACACACCACCTACCTTAATGAATTGAGGACCAAAGACCACTACCCCGCGTGTATCACGAGATTTCATCtggaatatgttttttattcattGGGAAGGAGATTAAGAATATGCACTAACTTTTAGTCACCATAACAAACAAtgactttttttattacattttttacatttttatgtacAAACCACATTTGTTACAAAGTAATTCAACCTACAAAACTGTTTACATATAActtcaacttttttaaaaaaaattcttaacacATTATTATTAGTGTgtgattaacttttttttcctaaataaaaaagaaagatctTGAATGATAAATAGACTTacgattttatttattaaaaagaacaaTTGGGAAGCTAAACGGCACAGCACAGCAGAGTATAATAGCATAATCTATATTATCAGGCTCCATAGATCCgagagattttaaaagatttttctcaacaataatatcaaattacAAATCATGTTGTGCTAATTAATTAGCATGCCCCACCAACAAGCcacttttaattacatttaactAATCATATGTTTTGCTGAGTATTAAATCGATGATGCATAATAATCATATTATGTGAACTATTGTGACAATAGTAAACGACGTGATGAAATGAGCAAGAGTTGTTTAGACCAAATTGATGAAGTGTGTCATGTGTAGGTGTTGGGGCTGCTTGGAATACCGCTGATGTGCATTTTGGTTCAACTGTAGCTGTCTTTGGTTTAGGTGTTGTGGGTCTCGCGGTAAGTGAAATCTTTCATTATTATTGGCCACCATTtcagaaagtaattttttaaattaaacgtGATTTTGGAGCAATTACAACGCATTGTTTTAATTGGTGCAGCGGCAATTAAGCATCGGTGCCTATGtagtggtatatatatatatatatatatatatatatatatatatatatatatatatatatatatatatatgcgacCTGAAAGTGAGACGTTTTTTTACATAGAATGAAGAAATGGCAATGTGTGCAACCTAAAATTGATGGCTAAATGTCACAAGTAAACACATGTTGAGTTTGACGACCTGAAATTGATTTTGGagtagttaaattaatttttatgtacttTATGTATCATTTAGGGTCTTTATAGTGTTATAagattatctttatttattcttaaagtTTTACCTAAGCTTTTAAAGGTGAATAGAGTTTCTTGAATTGAATTATCATAAAAGAGATGAAAGTAATCTGagcattaaattataaattatatacaacaaaagaaactTACTTAAGAGAAAGGactaattaagaataaaagaattataTCTAGAAGATAAATTAGTAAGAccctaaataattattttgaatcttAGATATTTGTCTTctagttcttttattattaattaatcctttttcttatataattttcttttgttatatttCGTTTAGTATTTGCTTACTTTCACCTTCATATAATTAGTTCATTCTCTTTCTTAGTATATTAGATGTCATTATAGAAATTTCACAGACAAGACCTAAAAAGAAAGCTGAACTTCACATATTTCaacatgtttaatttcaaggcacgggataaaaaatataagcaaagcAATTATTAGAATCCTATTTCTTAAAGAAGTAGTTGTTTCTATCCTCTATATATCCCATTAGTCGTTGAACTCCATTAACAGACCTAATTTAAGgcatacttttttgttttttttttttaaaagctaagATGAACTAATTTAAGTCATACTTTAAAAGTCAATTTTTATTTGCTCCAAATTACATAGTTCAAGACTTACTAGAATTTGTCTTTGTTTTATACCAATTCCTTACCATGCACAATTGTGATTACTTAGTAACTATTCGCCATATGAATAAATTCTTATCTAATTTGGAGAGTACAAACAGAAGAGGATATTGTAAATAGCAAGCCAATTTTCGAGCAATTTATGAATTATTCACTCTTGCACACAATTTCAATAACAAAGAATctcaatcaatttttataattcaagGGCCACCAATTCACTAAAATATCAACAGTTTAGCCAATCACCAATCGACAATACTAACACACATTGGTTTAATTAGCATATACACATACATGATGAGTTTAGAACATGCTAAGCAAGGATTGACAAGGACTCAGCGTATCAACACATTGAGTTACTTTCCAATGACAATAACACATTGAGTTAAGAAACCCTAAATTTTTGTACCTACAACAGCAATGACAAGTTGAactagcagcaacaacaacagaaagTAGGGTTCCAACAGTAGAGAACATGATTATCAAACTCTTGAGTTAACTCGCTAACTTTTACGAGTTCATTTACTCTCTGTAAGTTGATTCTTGAGTAAACTCGTTTTTTAGAAGActctataaactctaagtaaactcaGTAGACTCTCGAGTTGACCATCGAGTCAACAagttagcaagttaaaaaaattagaccaaaatataAGTCATCTTGGGTTGTTTCTGTCTGTTTAGTGTTCGAACATACCTTCATTTAGTATGTTAttctaaaatacaaaaatgtcacctttaataacatcaaacccttgTTCTCTAATAATATCAAACCCTCAATGAGAATGATTTATCACTACTATAACATCTGCAGgttattatctagtagtgatgcattactagacttgattatttacgtattgtgaaatttatgatttattatttttctttaatatattattgaaatgtttaattgatatgttatttatagatattttgttattattattatataaagtgAACTCTTACGAGTCTACGAGTTGAGTCTATGAGTCAGGTTTATGAAATTCTTACGAGTCTACATAAACTCTTGAGTTTGATAATCTTGATAGAGACTACTTTCTTTACAAATGGAGAAGAGTGGTTTTGctcaaaaaaagggggggaacTAGTAAGAaaagcaaagaagaatgaaaacgTACCAACAATGATGACACAACCAATAGCATTAACAATGACGGGTGCAATGTGGTACTTAGTGGTGGTGGCCGGTGGCGGCGCAACATGGTGTGTAGTGGGCACAATGTGGTGGTAGAAAGGAGATGTGGTAAGTGGTGACAGTGGTGACACAATACAAGGAATAGAAGGCTAGGATTTGA contains:
- the LOC100785720 gene encoding alcohol dehydrogenase-like 4 translates to MASSVVVANGNLNPNDTRGKTITCKAAVAYGPGEPFVVERILVHPPQKMEVRIKILFTTICHTDLTAWQGENEARRAYPRIFGHEASGIVESVGEGVSDMNEGDLVVPIFNGECGDCKYCKCEKTNKCERFGVDAMKKVMVSDGATRFYTMDGKPIFHFLNTSTFTEYTVVDSACIVKIHIDGSNGDLNRNIKRLTLLSCGVSSGVGAAWNTADVHFGSTVAVFGLGVVGLAVAEGARARGASRIIGVDINSDKFIKAREMGITDFINPKDDERPVYEIIGEMTGGGVHYSFECAGNLNVLRDAFLSAHEGWGLTVLVGIHLSPKMLPIHPMELFHGRRIVGSNFGGIKGKTQLPHFAKECMNGVVKLDDFITHELPFKEINQAFDLLTTGKSLRCLLHF